The Zhihengliuella sp. ISTPL4 genomic interval GGCTTCGCGTACCCCGCGTTCAACGTCTCGAGCTCGCAGACGATCAACGCCGTCCTCCAGGGCCTGACCGAGGCCGGCTCCGACGGCATCATCCAGGTCACCACCGGCGGCGCTGACTACTTCGCCGGCCACACGGTCAAGGCCCGCGCGACCGGCGCCCTCGCTTTCGCCCGCTACGCCACCGAGGTCGCCAAGAACTACCCGGTCACCGTCGCCCTGCACACCGACCACTGCCCGAAGGACGCGCTCGCGGGCTTCGTCGAGCCGCTCATCGCCGCCTCGGAGGAAGAGGTCAAGGCCGGCCGCAACCCGATCTTCCAGTCCCACATGTGGGACGGCTCGGCGGTACCGCTCGCCGAGAACATCGAGATCGCCAAGGAGCTCCTCCCCCGCATGAAGGCGATCAACGCCATCCTCGAAGTCGAGATCGGCGTCGTCGGCGGCGAGGAGGACGGCGTGCAGCACGAGGGCTCGAACGAGGCCCTCTACACGACGTTCGCCGATGTCGACCAGGCCGTCCAGGCGCTCGGCCTCGGTGAGCAGGGCCGCTACATCGCCGCCCTCACCTTCGGCAACGTGCACGGCGTCTACAAGCCGGGGGGCGTGAAGCTGCGCCCGGAGCTCCTCGGCGAGATCCAGGCTGAGGTCGCCGCGAAGTACAACACCGGCGAGAAGCCGCTCGACCTCGTCTTCCACGGCGGCTCCGGCTCGACCGACGAGGAGATCGCCCTCGCGGTCGCCAACGGCGTCATCAAGATGAACATCGACACGGACACGCAGTACGCGTACACCCGCGCGATCGCCGACTACAT includes:
- the fbaA gene encoding class II fructose-bisphosphate aldolase; the encoded protein is MPVATPDQYADMLDRAKAGGFAYPAFNVSSSQTINAVLQGLTEAGSDGIIQVTTGGADYFAGHTVKARATGALAFARYATEVAKNYPVTVALHTDHCPKDALAGFVEPLIAASEEEVKAGRNPIFQSHMWDGSAVPLAENIEIAKELLPRMKAINAILEVEIGVVGGEEDGVQHEGSNEALYTTFADVDQAVQALGLGEQGRYIAALTFGNVHGVYKPGGVKLRPELLGEIQAEVAAKYNTGEKPLDLVFHGGSGSTDEEIALAVANGVIKMNIDTDTQYAYTRAIADYMFKNYDGVLKVDGEVGNKKQYDPRAWGKIAESAMAARVVESTRQLGSYGQSKS